Proteins encoded by one window of Emticicia oligotrophica DSM 17448:
- a CDS encoding zinc metallopeptidase, producing MIIIIGVVFMILGMIVSGRLKSKFAEYSQIRLRNGMSGAEIAQRMLHDNGIYDVRIIQVDGQLTDHYNPLDKTVNLSYDVYHGTSAASAAVAAHECGHAVQHAVAYAPLKMRSSLVPAVNVATNVMNFANMFLMFGGIYMLSRGSAFGNMLLLVLVLANAALAIFSLITLPVEYDASNRALKWMEARAIVTTGEHDMAKDALKWAALTYVVAAAGAVANLLYYLSIFLGRRDD from the coding sequence ATGATAATTATTATTGGTGTGGTCTTTATGATACTTGGGATGATAGTATCAGGACGTTTAAAAAGTAAATTTGCCGAATATTCTCAAATTCGTTTGCGTAATGGCATGTCAGGAGCGGAAATTGCTCAACGGATGCTACACGACAACGGAATTTATGATGTTCGAATCATACAAGTAGATGGTCAATTAACAGACCACTACAACCCACTCGACAAAACTGTCAATCTTAGCTACGATGTGTATCATGGCACAAGTGCGGCTTCGGCGGCAGTAGCAGCCCATGAGTGTGGACACGCCGTTCAACACGCCGTTGCTTACGCTCCACTTAAGATGCGTTCGTCATTAGTTCCAGCGGTAAACGTAGCTACCAATGTGATGAATTTTGCCAATATGTTTTTGATGTTTGGTGGCATTTATATGCTCTCACGTGGTAGTGCCTTCGGAAATATGCTCCTTTTAGTTTTAGTATTAGCCAATGCTGCTTTAGCTATTTTCTCGCTAATTACATTACCAGTAGAATATGATGCCAGCAACCGTGCTTTGAAATGGATGGAAGCCCGTGCGATTGTAACGACTGGCGAACATGACATGGCAAAAGATGCTCTTAAATGGGCCGCCCTAACGTATGTAGTGGCTGCGGCCGGTGCGGTAGCAAACTTACTTTATTATTTAAGTATTTTCTTAGGAAGAAGAGACGATTAA
- a CDS encoding HopJ type III effector protein, producing the protein MTLEEFLKKLKETPQEVAFTDTMAVVEANYDFTPTAFQNGDLSNEAGQNSGSCKLFSFAKIQGFSVEDTLACFGDFYRKDVLENPEASNHQNIRNFMKTGWAGISFEGTALTEKK; encoded by the coding sequence ATGACACTCGAAGAATTCCTAAAAAAATTAAAAGAAACTCCTCAAGAAGTAGCATTTACAGATACCATGGCTGTAGTAGAAGCCAATTACGATTTTACACCTACAGCATTTCAAAACGGTGATTTGAGTAATGAAGCTGGTCAAAACTCGGGTTCATGCAAATTGTTTTCCTTTGCTAAAATTCAAGGCTTTTCAGTAGAAGATACGCTTGCATGTTTTGGCGATTTTTACAGAAAAGACGTACTCGAAAACCCCGAAGCGAGTAATCACCAAAATATCAGAAACTTTATGAAAACTGGTTGGGCAGGGATTTCTTTTGAAGGAACAGCACTTACGGAGAAAAAATAA
- a CDS encoding gamma-glutamyl-gamma-aminobutyrate hydrolase family protein, whose protein sequence is MKIGITDCGEKHPIYEKWILSQNALVNTSHIEVIKLGYKYNNLHEIEQCDGIILSGGEDVHPRFYNKPEFLSLCNPNFMDERRDEFEWQVCEYIFKNHVPVLGICRGLQLVNVFLGGTLIPDLPTAGKENHSKYFEGKDRYHNIEILHDSELSKITNIVFGDVNSAHHQSADIIAPSLKVNAFSDDKVVEGLEFDFAHSPQLEQLSERSQTHAHSTESASVASTPLSHQSHNKHSHYLMLVQWHPERIINAEQNSFSYKIRQNFVENIQSKIQ, encoded by the coding sequence ATGAAAATAGGCATTACAGACTGTGGAGAGAAGCATCCAATCTATGAAAAATGGATTTTATCGCAAAATGCTTTGGTAAATACTTCGCACATTGAAGTAATTAAGCTTGGCTATAAGTACAATAATCTACACGAAATAGAGCAATGCGATGGTATTATTCTATCAGGTGGAGAAGATGTTCATCCAAGATTTTATAACAAACCTGAATTTTTGAGTTTGTGTAATCCCAACTTCATGGACGAAAGAAGAGATGAATTTGAATGGCAAGTATGTGAATATATCTTCAAAAATCATGTTCCTGTTTTAGGAATTTGCCGAGGTCTGCAATTGGTTAATGTATTTCTTGGCGGAACACTTATCCCCGATTTACCAACCGCAGGCAAAGAAAATCATTCAAAGTATTTTGAAGGGAAAGACCGCTATCATAACATAGAAATCTTACATGATTCTGAACTTTCAAAAATCACAAATATTGTTTTCGGCGATGTCAATTCTGCTCATCATCAATCAGCAGATATAATTGCTCCCTCACTCAAAGTAAATGCTTTCTCTGATGATAAAGTGGTGGAAGGATTGGAGTTCGACTTCGCTCACTCACCCCAGTTAGAACAGTTGAGTGAGCGAAGCCAAACCCACGCTCACTCAACAGAATCAGCTTCAGTGGCTTCGACTCCGCTCAGCCACCAAAGCCACAACAAACACAGCCACTACCTAATGCTCGTACAGTGGCATCCCGAACGAATTATCAATGCCGAACAAAATAGTTTTTCTTATAAAATTCGACAAAATTTTGTCGAAAATATTCAATCAAAAATTCAATAA
- a CDS encoding iron-containing alcohol dehydrogenase: protein MNFNSISQFNFPTKIRFGAGVVVELPAYLKDNNLSKPLVVTDPNVANLPFFKQIIQDLNNKGISTEVFCDIHKNPVKSDVYKGDEAYYGTERDSIIGIGGGAAIDVARAILLRINHREDLFKYDDLIGGDIYVTNEVPHFITIPTTAGTGSEVGRSAIIADDETHQKKILFSPKLLAKVIFADPLLTMDLPPFITAATGMDALTHNMEAYIAKMWHPMCEGIALEGISLIHESLEKAVNKPDLESRSKMLIASLMGAVAFQKGLGVVHSLAHPLSSLLDTHHGLANAVNIPYGMKFNIAGFEDKFRRIARTLALKEESGEAVVKYLFDLNSKINIPHRLRDIGVEEKHIETLADLAIADFAHPNNPKPVSREDFKALYLEAL, encoded by the coding sequence ATGAATTTCAACAGTATTTCTCAATTCAATTTTCCTACTAAAATCCGATTTGGTGCAGGTGTAGTAGTTGAACTACCTGCTTATCTGAAAGACAATAACCTTTCAAAACCCTTAGTTGTAACCGACCCAAACGTGGCGAATTTGCCTTTTTTCAAGCAAATCATTCAAGACCTCAACAACAAAGGAATTAGCACCGAAGTTTTTTGTGATATTCACAAAAACCCAGTAAAATCGGACGTTTACAAAGGAGATGAAGCCTATTATGGTACCGAACGTGATAGCATTATTGGTATTGGTGGAGGTGCTGCGATTGACGTAGCAAGGGCCATTTTATTGAGAATTAATCATAGAGAAGATTTATTCAAATACGATGATTTAATCGGTGGCGATATCTATGTAACCAACGAGGTACCGCATTTTATTACGATACCAACAACCGCGGGAACAGGTAGTGAAGTAGGTAGAAGTGCCATTATTGCCGATGACGAAACACATCAGAAAAAAATTCTTTTTTCACCTAAACTTTTGGCTAAAGTAATTTTTGCAGACCCATTACTCACGATGGATTTACCACCATTCATTACGGCAGCAACGGGAATGGATGCCCTTACACATAACATGGAAGCATATATTGCAAAAATGTGGCATCCGATGTGCGAAGGTATAGCTTTGGAAGGAATTTCTTTAATTCATGAATCATTGGAAAAAGCGGTTAATAAGCCTGACTTAGAATCGCGTAGCAAAATGTTAATTGCCTCTTTGATGGGAGCAGTTGCTTTTCAAAAAGGCTTAGGTGTTGTACACTCGTTGGCACACCCATTGTCCTCTTTACTCGACACCCACCACGGTTTAGCCAATGCTGTAAACATTCCTTATGGCATGAAGTTTAATATTGCAGGTTTTGAAGATAAATTCCGAAGAATAGCTCGCACTTTAGCGTTGAAAGAAGAATCGGGAGAAGCTGTTGTTAAATATTTATTTGATTTGAATTCAAAAATTAATATTCCACATCGTTTACGCGATATTGGGGTTGAAGAAAAGCATATTGAAACTTTGGCTGATTTAGCAATAGCCGATTTTGCTCACCCAAACAATCCTAAACCTGTTTCTAGAGAAGATTTCAAAGCCTTGTATTTAGAGGCTTTATAA